CTTTTGCTATATCGCTTCAGAGTATCTAAACAAGGAACAATTACCTCTTTTTTAATACAGGATTTTCATACATACATTTTCATGGCAAGCTGAGGTGTTTCCTGCAGCAAGGAATCTACTTAACCTAAGCACAAAACATTTTCTCAGATCTGCTGCCCCCCCTGCCGAGCAACTACATGCTGACCCACTTAGTTACAGTTCTCACACAGTTCTGTTTGCCATTTGGGAAGAAACTAGAGGAAAAGGTTGCAATGTTTTCTAGCTCCTATTCCCAACTCCTACATCTCACCACCTAGTGGAGGGGGGACAAAATACCTACAAAGTTCAGTTGCCATTTCTGATTCCCTTTATTGCGTAAAGTAAATCTGAAAGTAGAACCACTTAATTGGTGCAGCACCAGGTATCACTCCAACAACTTCTTAATTCAGGAGATTACCAAATGCCTTCCATTGCAAAAAATCATCCAGCTCAGATGACCTTAGCACTCCCCTATCTTCAACGTCTCATCAGCAGTCCTGAGAATCTAAATGCTTTGCTCATCTTTAATTGCTTCTCTAAAGTCATACAGTTCTACTGGGGAGACATGTATTCATCAGGAAATGTTGCAGGGCTATGATCTTGctggaatcacagaaaaatgGCCTGCATGACGACCTGCATGACTGGAGCCCTGCAATGAAGACTTTTTTACAGAGTAAGGACTAAAGAGATGACAAGTACAGTTGACATTATTGTGGTTATTGGCTACAAGACAACTGAACAGAGAGAAGTGGAGGAGGTTCTCTATGGCTGGAAGCAGCTTCACATCTACAGCCCTGGTCCTCAACAGCTACAGAAGGGATAACACAGCAAGATAAAAGCAATTAAGAAGGTTCCTGAAGAGCATCAATGACTTCCTGACCCAAGTGGTAGAGGAACCAAAGCGATGCTCTGCTGGACCTCATACCACCAATAAGGAGCTTGTTGAGGATGTGAAGGTCAGAGGCTACCTTGGCTGCAGTGAGCATGAGATACTGGAGTTTAGGATCCTGAGATGCATTAGCAATGCAAAAACCAAGCACAACATTGGTCTTCAGAAGAGCAGATGTTTGCCTCTTCAAAGGTCTGCATTGTAGAATCTGGTGGGATAATGCCCCGGAAGAAAGGGGTTCAATAAAGCTGATTATTATTCAAAGATCACCTTCTCCAAGATCAAGAGAGGTCTATCCCCATGGAAGTCAGGCAAAAATGCCAGGAGACCTGTGTGGATGAACAAGGAGCTCCTGACTAAATTCAGACACAAGAGGAAAGTATATAGAGGGAAGAAGGACAGACGGTAACCTATTAGGAATATGCAGTCAGGAGAGCCAAAAGCCCACCTGGAATTAAATCAGGCCCGAGATTTCCAAGGCAACAAGAGTTTCTATAAGTCTAtggataaaaaaaaggaagactgGGAAAAAAGTGCAGAATGGGGTAGGGCACTTGTGACACATAGCATGGAAAAGGCAGACATCCCAAATGTTTTTATCATCTCTGTCTCTACAAGGAACAATGGCCTTTCAGGAATCTCAGGCCCAGAAACCAGAATGAAAGGTTGGAACAAGGAAGATGTGTCCTTGGTTGAAAAGGCTCAGGTCAGGAAATACTTAAGCAAGTTCATGTGTAAGTCCATGAACCCTGATGCGATACACCCACAAGTATGGAGGGAGATGACAGCTATCAGTATGAGTCCACTCTCGAGGATCTTTGAATACTCAAAGAAGTGTCCAAAGACTGGAGGAAAGCAAATGCTGCTCCTATCTCCAAGAAGGTCAAGGAAAATGATCCAGGGAACTACAGTACCATCCTCACCTCAATGAGGTGATTGAAGAGATACTGGAAATTATTTCCAGGCACATGAATGACAAGAAAATTATCAGATATAGTCAGCATGGATTCATCACAGGGAAGTCATGCTTAACTGACAGCACAAACTTCtatgagaaaataaatggcTTGACAATGGAAAAGCACTGGATAGTCTGCTTTGATATTAAGGAGGTTCTATTTGCATCCATCTTGGATGCACAGTGAGGGGGAATTGCTAACTGTCTGAGTAGCCAGCCCAGAGAGAGGTGATCAGTGAAACAAAGTCTAGTTGGAGGTCACCAAAAGTGTATGCCAGGACTTGATACTGGGTCTAATTGCATTCAAAGTCTTGGAACATCTCTCATagaaggaaaggctgggagatcTGGAGCCAGGAGAAGGCTCAGGGCAATAATCTTATCAATGCATTCAAATACCAAAAGGGAGCTTGTAAAGACTGGTCTAGGGTCTTTTGTGTGTGCCCTGTGACAGggcaagaggcaatgggcacacactgaaacacaggaaattcCCTCTGAACACCAGGATACTTTTACTGCAAGACTGaccaagcactggcacaggttgctcatTGAGACTGTGAAGTCCCAACCACTGGAGCTGTTCAAAAGCTGTCTGGACAAGGTCCTGGCAATCAGCTCTGGATGGTGAACATGCTTGGGGGGCGTGGAGGTTGGACCAAATGACCTCCACAGGTCCCTTCTGAACTCAACCATTATGTGATTACGTGACTGATACGTTAAGATTCACTTAAAAGAGGAAAGACACTTCACTGTACTCCCtctgtttttattattcatatttcttccaaaaataGCATAACAAtgtattttcaaatgaaatttgATACAAGAAATCCAACAAAACTAGCTTTGATGCACACAAATTTCAAAGAAACATTTCAGCACTTCTAAAGTGTCATCATTTTTAGCTAGTTTCATGAGTACTGATTCTAGCAAACAAGAACATTTTATTGTCTTAatttcagcagcagaactgaCAGATTCTACTGCTTCAGTGAAGGTTACAAGTGTTCTTCTAgacaacaaaataaaaggaagaaagagtaCAACCTACGAGGAAGAAAGAGTACAACAATGGAAGAAAGAGTACAACCTAATTACAGGGGGAAAGCAATACAACTAAAAACTTTTATAATTTGAACATTTAAGTCTTAACAGAAATGTTCTCTCCTAGGTTTGCTATAACTTTTCAAAATACTCATGTACCATCATCATTTCATCTCTAAGTTAAATCTATTGGCCAACAGCAGCCATCAGCTACTGTTAGCCCAAAACTGGAGAGAAGAAACAAGAAGTGTTCAGGCCTTTTAAGTAATGGGTGGCTACAAGCACATGGAAAGTCAAGCTAACACCGTATAGGAACCCCTAAGCCAGCTCTAAGAGACTAACAAGAAGTTATGATGGTAGTTAGGCATAGTTCTTCCTACTGGTATCATTTGATTTCATTCCCAAACAAAATATGTGTCTCCAATTTGGGGATTGTTACCCACAGGTACCAGAGTGTGTATGCACATACACAGCCGTCCCTTCCAGAGAGAACTGCTGGAATCCTCAAAAAATACACAGGTTCCCCTTGTGGTTTATGATCCATGACATGACCATGTTTTTTATGCCTTAAGACTGCAACGAGGTCCCCATCACCACCAACAGTTCATTCTACTGCCAAGCCCGTTTGGAATCTTACgaaacaagaaagaaagacaTCCTAAGATCTGTCTAGTAAGTTTCAAGAAACACTAAAACTATTAAAAAGTCAGGAGAGTCTTTAATACAATAAAAAATGTTCAGTAATCTAACTTAAGCAGCTGTTACTGATTACCGCACAGCCATATTTGGAAAACAAAGTCAAGATTTATAACATTAGAAATTGAGTACTTTCAGAGCAGTTTTGTACAGAACAAACTCATTTAATCTTAAAAGCACCATGAAGTGACACTACATATCAGCaagcaggaaaaacaagaaCATCATGGGATTTTACCATGTAAAATACACCATGAATACCACTAAGGTAGATTTACAACGCAGGCTTGAGCACAGCGCAGAGGTTCTCAAACTGACTTGGGTAGTTTTTGCTCTGCATGCAATGTAGACATACCCTCTATGCTGAACAGATCTCATTATGAATTAACTGAGCTCTGCAGAACAGTATTTAGGCCCTCATTCTGCATTATCGAAGTCAACGTTCTTCCATCAACTTCAGAAGGTGCAGGGTCAGGCTCGTAATCACAAACATACTTCTACCAACAGAACATTTGTTTCTAACAAAGTTGTGTGAGTTCAAACACAGGTTTTGAGAGCATGCAGATTGCTTACAAATGCTTAAAAAGACTGGTTCAGAATCTTtcttatatatacacacacaagtCCATCTGTCACAGACAGGCAATGTAACTCTGAATCACGAGCTTGCTCTAGTTTTTGGTAGTGTCCTGCACACGTctgataattaaaaaataaaaaataaaaaaatagttgCCACAATGGATTTCTGATCATTCCAACTTGCACATGGATATGATCCCTTCTTGCTGCATCCAGTATGTGAAGTTTCATGGTTGCTTCTCAAATGCAAATACCAAGTAGAtacctaaaaaagaaaatgggagtATGTAaagtttcagttttcttggTGACTCAATTAAGTTTTCAAAATGTAACCAGCTTGATATTACGCCGAAACAACCTGTCAGCAGATTATTGAAATTGCAAAAGATCTTATGATCTTCCAGTGAGTAACTCTAGCATTCCATTTCAGCATAGTTTTACATGCTTTCAGAAATGTGAATCAAATTCATAAATTACTGTGTCATTATAATGAACATTCATTAGCTAAAAAGTCATGCGAGTCAAGTTTAAAGACTCCTTCATACTTGCAGTAATGGACAATCAGGGTTGAGATTATTAACttcatttttaattgaaaagtgAATGAACTCATGATACATATTATCAATTTTGATGGACAAAGATGGAATTATAGCATTTTTTCAAGTCCAGAACAGTATGATTCTATTAATGGATATTCATATAATCCACACCAGCATCCTTGGAAAACTTAGTTTGCATATATTCAATGCCAGGTATGCCACATACTCCTGTGCTCCATACCAGACAGATATGTTAAACCAGTTACTTGAGACCACATTTATAGAATTCCACTTGAtttcaacttttattttaatgaatgaGGTGCCATAGCTACTTGGAAATCTTTCAAGACAAGCTTATCAGACATTCCTCAGCAACAATGCAAAGCTCCATGTAAGGAACAAGCTATGCTTATCAGAAGCTACTCTTATCAGAAGCTCAATACTCCACATGTTTCTGGAAAAATAGACTACTTAGGAAACACAGTAATCACTGGACTTTTAAAGGTATAAATTGGTTTTTAGGTATGAAAAGGTataaaactgtataaaaaagCTCCTCTCAAATAGCTAATTGAGATAATACTTCTAGATTGCTGGAAATTTATGTCTATCTTATAATTCATGGATTCAAAAATTagataataatttaataaagcAGAGTGAAGATTTTTCTCAACTGTGAAGTAAACAGcgtttttttgcttttaaactaCTAACACAATCAGTATAATGGCCTGCAAAAACACAAATCCTGGTTGGCTGCACTTATGCATTTCCCTCACAATTTCTTGAGATGTGCACACCACGTAATCCACAAACAGACATTCTGAATTACAAAAATAACAACATCttattatatttaaaatctgGATTTTCTTCCATGACTAACAGGTTATTTTACACACTTTTCAAAGCAGTCATTCAGTCAATAGTGTTTTCAAAACCATTACTTACTTGTTGCTTCCCATTCAGATTTACTCAAGGTTCCCTAGAAcgggacaaaaaaacccagtttcaACAAAAAATAAGGAAACAATAAAACACTAATTTAGGTCAATTTTTCACTGACCAGTGTCTAAGCACCCACACTGACTGGCTATTTAGGGGCAAGGAAAGCAATACTGTAGACCACAGATATTTACAACTCCACTAACTACGATGTTGGGAACTGGAAGATCCAGATAATGGAACACACCTAAATTAAACAGGTACAGGAGAATGGGCCAACAGCCTGTTGGTCTGGATGCCTCTGCAGTGCAGAGCATGACTGTGTCCATCACCACCCACCGGTGTGACCTGACCTGGCTCCAGGTGCTGTTCAGACTGAGATGCCCAGTATTTGTGTTGAAGTCAGGAAAAGGCCTTACACCATGGTGCTGCCACCTTCCTCAGGAACACTGCCTGCCTCCACCCAACAACACCCCACAGTCTCTATTTGCAAGAGACTCTCACCCTCACTCACACATTCTGGAAAAATAGCCTGCCTTCCAGCCTAAGaaattcccagctcagctgatcAGATGAAAGCAGGGCAAGTTCACGAGTAAAAAGCTGCTGCCATTTACCCCACCACTTAAGAAATCTAAGGCAACAATAAGAAgctgattttctgctttgcCTACTCCATCCCCATCCAAGGAGTCCTCGCTGAGGCCTTAATTTTAGTCCATATGCTGCTACCCACTGACCAAACCTTCACCTTTTAAAGCATCACTTGGCAACAGATGTGTTTGGTCTGACTCGACTGTTCTCACATTCTTAAGCCTATTTCTTAAAacaagcatttttcttttacaaaattttCTAATTTCAAATGTGAagagcaggttttttttcactcttgaTGTAGGATTTTTATATATGCAGTAGAAGGACTACATCTTTCAAGAATTCAGAATGTGAACAGTAGATGAATcgatgatttaaaaaaaaaaaaaaaacgaaacaacaaaaccaagtgGAAAAACTTTAGTCTGACCACCCTCAGGCTGTATTgatgaaaagggaaagaatgaTTCCAAATATATACAGTCCTATGAAGAAAGCTTTGAAGTCTCCCATCAGAGGATTGGAATTAATGCTTTAAATCAGTATTGTGAAGATACAGACATATAAGACAACTCCTCAAATTAAGAATAGTTAGAAAGAAGAGCTGTCAAGTAAGATGGAAAAAATATCCTTTCCCTTCTGCATTATTACAAATGTCTTAACAGCTACCAAATAAGGTGCCTTTGATTCTTTGAGTATGGGATATAGGTTAGATGaacccctcagccctgcagctctaTGATTTTTCACATGCAAAGAGACACTCATACCAACTTCACTGCAGTTGAAATGAAGAAGGCACCACAGTTTAAAAGATCAGGACCTCAATTTTAAGACACCATTATCTCTAGTGAATGAAGTATGAAGAAACTTACCAATGGTAACTTTGCCTTGCCATCTTTGATAAACTCTTTTGCATGCTCATAATCATCAGGTTTATCAGAAACAAGCCTGGAATCACCATGTGTAGAATATGGCTGGAGAACATAGAATAAAACATTGATTAGTGAGATACATTAATCACATAAAATAAAGGGTTTGTCACAACACAGTCCATGACAGAAGTCAGCaagtcttaaaaatatttaaaatttacatCTCTCCTTTACAGCATCCTCAGGAGCAGGTCTGATGTTCCCTACTTACCAGAAAATCTGACACCCAAGAATTATAAATTTTTATCCTTATGTCTCTAAAGCAGGGGAAACTGAATAACTATAAACACTCTCTTTCATGTACAGCTCATTATGAGCATTACCCAGATATACCTTCTTTTAGAAGAACAACTATACCAGCAACCCTTCAGCAGAAGTACTAAGAAATGGGCAACCACAATTTCAAGCAGAACAACTTAAATACTTCAATAACACATAAGCTGTAACAGGTTCTTCAAAACTAAGACGTACTTATTAAGGATCCCAGTTACTAGTGATCTGTGTAAATAAATCTGATTGTAAAAATGCAGTCCTCAGTTGTAAGTGGCCACTACCTTAAGACAACTCTCTCTTTCTTAAGAAGGAAGATGGCGAGTCAAAGgctgtgtctctgtgctgtTGCCAGCGTGAGCCCTTACACAGCACCATCACTTAGAGTCAACAAGTGCAGTCAAGTTGTAGTCTGACTCAGCTGAGTAAGTCACCAAATAGTTGATCTGAGAGTTTTCTGCAGAAGAATTCTACTGTTTGCAAGAGGAGGGAAGCACAGATAACTGCAAGTAAAACCAAAGCCTCAGAGGTGGCCTGGAAAAGATTCTCTGAAGCTGTTAAAGTTAAGTTGGAGGAtaaacaaaaaatgcaaaaatcctgggcaaaaaCATACGCTCAGTTACATTTTCTTCTATGGACACAGACTGTCCTTTTATTCCTACAAAGACTCCTTTCTGTCTTTTCAGCCAATATTCCTTGCACAAAGATCCAGCTTTCAGTCTCTCTGCTGAGAAAGAAATGGATTACAATCGCCACTATCTGACACTTGGCATGACTCTTGGGCTTCTGTTTCCTACTTCACAAGAACAGAATCTTGCCTCAATATTGAAATATTATCTTCAAAACTTGAATCATCTATTGGGTGGTACCTGTGCTGGACCAAGAGAAGAGTGACAGGAAGAAGGAGAGGCAGAAACAAAGTGTTATAAACGGACCAAAATCCCCCTTCCCAtgcagaggaaaggagaggaggtAGAAAAGTCAGGAGTGAACAAAAGAAGCTGAGCCTGGGAACAAGCATTGGATGGTACAAAGGTGGCTTTAGGTTTTCATGTTTCTCAcctttctactttttttttttcaattaattaaattaacCTTCTCCAAGTTCAGTCTGTTTTGTCTGTGACAGTAATTGCTAAGCAATCTCCTTGAATTTATCTTGACCCACaagtttttctttctattttctacCCCCATCCTGTTGGGAAGAGGGAACAAGAGTGCAGGTCAGTGGGTGTCTGTCAGCCAGTCAAGATCAATAACCAGAGTCACACTTTCAGCACCAGGAACTAAATACTTTCTATTGGTGGACCTTTAATTAATTGTAAAATGTTCAAAAAGGGAATTTCAATTATTGTGCAAAAATTAACAAGATGTAAATtgctattaaaaacaaacaaatcaactCCAAATTTACCTCCAAGGCCTGCATTCTCCTTAACAGCATTTTATGCTCCTCGTTCTTGATTTTTTCTTCATAGAATTCCCGAAACGTCATTTTGTAGACTAATTTCATACCATGCTTCTTTGCCATTCTGTCAAAATAACAAGCTTAATTAGGGAAGCCACAAAATTATTGTAGCTTTATTTCAAAGGAACAATTTTAAGCCATAGTGACATCTTATGGTATTCACTAGAATAACACCCCTTTACAACTTTTTTTCTTAGTAAAGACATTTAGATGAAAAAAGCTGCAGTTCCAACACAaattgaagttttattttttttaattacgACAACAAAAATCTACACAGAAGTAATTTACAacattttaatagaaaatgtCTCTTCTCCTGAAACATAGAAGTTCCATGTGGACTTCCAGAAAGACTACAGTTTTCCCTGCAGTATCTATCACGTCAGATATTATGAATATATTTAGAGAACTTCTTTCTACTGTATTCAGTGGCTTACATCTCAATTTTATGTAGACACCGTGGACATGCAACACTGAAGTTACAGCTGTCAGTGACAGATGCTGTTATTTTTCAGAGACAACTACAAATGAAGCTCTTGAACAGGCTTGAAGGTAAAGCTTAATACTGTTTAACCATACTGAGCTTGAatagcaggaaaaaacccagtagGGAAAGATTTGTCTGTACCTCAGGATACAGCTGGGAAAACCAAATCTGAGGTCACACAGAGGTAACAGCAAAATATATGCTCACAGATGAAGATCAtttggaggaagaaaataattcctcATAGCAAAAATCCTATGAACATCTAAGGAAAGGTGAAGAAGACAAGAAAGAGGCACCATGATGAAGATGATGCACAAGAAAGAACTGAAAGACTAAAAAAAGGGTAGAAAGAAACACCTCAAAAAGTTataattaaagaagaaaaagctggTAATTTTAAAGGTTTGCCAACAGATCCAATATATCAGACCAGATGGTCCCTCATGAGACATAGTTTAAGTCCTCACAGCTTCTGATCAGAGCACCTTCAATAGTTGGACAGATTACAGCTGTGGATGGAAATGCAAGAAACCTCTGTATTtgaagcaacaacaaaaaattaagaacggaaaaataaagtaagaaagccaaaatataattttctgcaAGCATTATGCAATGacataaaaattaaacaaatgttTATTATGTTCCACAGCTTTTATTgtataataaatttaaaagttaaCTTACTCTTCCAGTAAGGGAAAGTAAACCAAAAACTCAGGGACATCAACCACTTCTTCCAAGTGAAAATCATACTTGCAGCCAAATAAAGGATAGTCTcccttcttttcaaattttacATTGTACacatcatttccaaatgaaTTTGTTTCTGAAGCTTCGAGTCTCTTTCTATAGAATGAGATATAAACAAACATTTATTGACCAGTATTGAACAGGCAGAGAAAACTACACATAAGAAGCCTGAAAGTACTTCTCCCAGTAATACTCATTGATCTCCCTAGTTTCCCACTTCCCTTCTCTCATAAGGCACTGAAACAATGAAATGAAGCAGCATACTGGGTTTTAACAGGTTATCATTCCCATACAACATACTAAGGACAAAACGGACCGAGAAGATGAACCTTTAGCCCAGACACACAGACAATCTGCATGGACAAGACAGGCTTCTAGAAACAACCACAAAACCTTGACAgtttttctccaggctgtggAAATTTTGACACTATTAAAGTCATGATAGAGGGATGAAGTATATGAAGACCTGTACTCTCTAACAGAAGAGCCATGAAGACATGAGACAAATACTGCTTTACCTTTTTGAGTCAAGTTAATGAGTGAGACTCTTTTTTATTAGAATCCAAAACTGTTGCAAAAAGTTGCTTTAGTTTGCACAAACATATTGGAGCACTGTAAGAACATCTATCACTAAACAATGCTTCACAGAGTTTTGGAAGACTAACAGGATACAAGAGTACTTACACGAGTTCAAAGCTATTTGGAGTTGTGCCAATGAAATAACCTCCAGGAGAGAGGTTCCCACAAGCATTTTTAAGCATCATGTCAGCCTGCTCATACGTCTCAAATGAATAGTGGTAAACAAATTGACAACTGCAAATGTCAAAGCGCATATCTGGATCGTTGTACTTGGAAGACAGGAGATCCTGCaagagataaaaaagaaaaaaaaacctacagaaaCAAGCATGATTCACTTAAATCTCCTAAAAAATATACTACATTCATGATAGAGACCCAAAGTCAGGGAAATTAACTTTTGTGTACAAGGACAGACAGAATGAAGCATGCAACAGAAAATACATATGCATCTAAGACTGAGCGGTAATAGCAACATGAAAATATCCCTTTCTTTCCCAGACAagtctctcttttctctcccccaaGTTGAGAGAGATGACATGAACCTTCAACAGACTATTTCTTAGAAGAAGGAAAGGCAACCAAGAATTCAAGAAAACCCTTCATGCAAGGCTGAGAACAAGTTCAGCTTTTCCACAGATATGCTGGAATCAGGCAGGTTCTGTCTCAGCCGCTATCAGCAGGGCACTGTCAGCCTGCACTTCTAGGAAGCAAACGCAGTTCTGTTTACAAGAC
This Haemorhous mexicanus isolate bHaeMex1 chromosome 1, bHaeMex1.pri, whole genome shotgun sequence DNA region includes the following protein-coding sequences:
- the RNMT gene encoding mRNA cap guanine-N7 methyltransferase — its product is MAEVTKTEEEQVEKSLEEVEKTPHASESASGVGCEGNNSASGAEQSTENDKEVDGGDQDGRTKKRNLDSEDEPSKKVHVIGHGQAVAAHYNELQEVGLEKRSQSRIFYLRNFNNWTKSVLIGEFIDRVRQKKSDITVLDLGCGKGGDLLKWKKGRIKKLVCTDIADISVQQCKHRYEEMKSRCRYNEHIFDAEFIQADSTKDLLSSKYNDPDMRFDICSCQFVYHYSFETYEQADMMLKNACGNLSPGGYFIGTTPNSFELVKRLEASETNSFGNDVYNVKFEKKGDYPLFGCKYDFHLEEVVDVPEFLVYFPLLEEMAKKHGMKLVYKMTFREFYEEKIKNEEHKMLLRRMQALEPYSTHGDSRLVSDKPDDYEHAKEFIKDGKAKLPLGTLSKSEWEATSIYLVFAFEKQP